One Georgenia wutianyii DNA segment encodes these proteins:
- a CDS encoding DivIVA domain-containing protein gives MSTMFPVVGRMSTGYDRDQVEQFFTRARQAYETGAVGDAGLTEGDVRTAAFDLVRAGYATGAVDSALDRLEAAIVQRRRDAFVATHGQQAWMDRIAERATTLYPRLVRPAGERFAAPESGRGYSRDAVDRLMDRLVDYFDADGDLTAAELRAATFPSAGRDKAYAEGVVDAYLDRAVEVLLAVE, from the coding sequence GTGAGCACGATGTTCCCCGTCGTCGGGCGGATGAGCACCGGTTACGACCGTGACCAGGTCGAGCAGTTCTTCACCCGCGCGCGCCAGGCCTACGAGACGGGCGCGGTGGGGGACGCGGGGCTGACGGAGGGTGACGTGCGCACTGCCGCGTTCGACCTCGTGCGCGCCGGCTACGCGACCGGCGCCGTCGACTCGGCCCTGGACCGGCTCGAGGCCGCGATCGTCCAGCGGCGCCGGGACGCGTTCGTCGCCACCCACGGCCAGCAGGCGTGGATGGACCGCATCGCCGAGCGCGCGACGACCCTCTACCCGCGGCTCGTGCGCCCCGCGGGGGAGCGCTTCGCGGCCCCGGAGAGCGGGCGCGGCTACTCGCGTGACGCCGTCGACCGCCTCATGGACCGGCTCGTGGACTACTTCGACGCGGACGGCGACCTCACGGCCGCCGAGCTGCGCGCCGCGACCTTCCCCTCCGCGGGCCGCGACAAGGCCTACGCCGAGGGAGTGGTCGACGCCTACCTGGACCGCGCCGTCGAGGTCCTCCTGGCCGTCGAATGA
- the dxr gene encoding 1-deoxy-D-xylulose-5-phosphate reductoisomerase, with the protein MTTLTLLGSTGSIGTQALEVAAGYDVVALAAGGGNLRLLAEQVLDHDVPLVAVARGEAQEVRAAVAAVAAERGVLAPAVEVLVGPGAATELAGAGSDVVLNGVTGSVGLEPTLAALQAGSRLALANKESLVVGGALVRAARRSPDQIVPVDSEHSAMAQALRSGTHSEVARLVLTASGGPFRGRRREELAGVTAAQALAHPTWDMGPVVTVNSATLVNKGLELIEAHLLFDVPTEDITVVVHPQSVVHSMVEFTDGSTIAQASPPDMRLPIALALSWPARPPRAVAPCRWDEATSWTFEPLDEDTFRGVRLARQAAAASATHPAVLNAANEECVAAFLAGRLGFLEITDVVEQVLAEHDGVPAAALDLRAVHEAEAWARRRAQELAAR; encoded by the coding sequence ATGACCACCCTCACGCTCCTCGGCTCCACGGGGTCCATCGGCACCCAGGCCCTGGAGGTCGCCGCCGGCTACGACGTCGTCGCCCTCGCCGCGGGCGGTGGGAACCTGCGCCTGCTCGCCGAGCAGGTGCTCGACCACGACGTCCCCCTCGTCGCCGTCGCGCGCGGGGAGGCGCAGGAGGTGCGCGCCGCGGTCGCGGCCGTCGCCGCCGAGCGCGGCGTCCTCGCCCCTGCCGTCGAGGTGCTCGTCGGCCCGGGCGCCGCGACCGAGCTCGCCGGGGCCGGCAGCGACGTCGTCCTCAACGGCGTCACCGGCTCGGTCGGCCTGGAGCCCACCCTCGCCGCGCTGCAGGCCGGCTCGCGCCTCGCGCTCGCCAACAAGGAGTCCCTCGTCGTCGGCGGCGCGCTCGTGCGCGCCGCGCGCCGCAGCCCCGACCAGATCGTCCCGGTCGACTCCGAGCACTCGGCGATGGCCCAGGCGCTGCGCTCGGGCACGCACAGCGAGGTCGCCCGGCTTGTCCTCACCGCCTCCGGCGGCCCCTTCCGCGGGCGCCGCCGCGAGGAGCTCGCCGGCGTCACCGCCGCGCAGGCGCTGGCCCACCCCACGTGGGACATGGGCCCGGTCGTCACCGTGAACTCCGCGACCCTGGTGAACAAGGGGCTCGAGCTCATCGAGGCCCACCTGCTCTTCGACGTGCCCACCGAGGACATCACGGTGGTGGTCCACCCCCAGTCGGTGGTCCACTCGATGGTGGAGTTCACCGACGGCTCGACGATCGCGCAGGCCTCCCCGCCCGACATGCGCCTGCCCATCGCGCTCGCGCTCTCATGGCCCGCCCGCCCGCCGCGCGCCGTCGCGCCGTGCCGCTGGGACGAGGCCACGAGCTGGACCTTCGAGCCGCTCGACGAGGACACCTTCCGGGGTGTGCGCCTCGCGCGGCAGGCCGCCGCCGCGTCCGCGACCCACCCCGCCGTCCTCAACGCGGCGAACGAGGAGTGCGTCGCCGCGTTCCTCGCCGGCCGCCTGGGCTTCCTCGAGATCACCGACGTCGTCGAGCAGGTCCTCGCCGAGCACGACGGCGTCCCGGCCGCCGCCCTCGACCTGCGGGCCGTCCACGAGGCCGAGGCCTGGGCCCGGCGCAGGGCACAGGAGCTGGCCGCGCGATGA
- a CDS encoding M50 family metallopeptidase: MSFLVGVLVLVVGLVVSIALHEVGHLVPAKRFGVKVTEYFVGFGPTLWSRRRGETEYGVKAVPLGGYVRMIGMYPPAREGATVRRRRDGRPTLVEEAREFSLAEVGPGDEHRTFSSLSVPKKLVVMLGGPVMNLLIAAVLIAVVLVGFGVPAYTSTLGNVQECLTTEAAECTDADPAAPGALAGLEPGDTVVSWAGRPVETWDDVRAAIADSGTAPARVVVERDGTERTVTVTAALTERPVVVDGEVRTGADGRPLTEAQPFVGIAPTAALVRQPLSAVPGRVAESVGATFGVVLTLPQRLVDIAQAAFGDEERDASVVGLVGVGRFAGEIASLEGDSYGVAERTADMLSLLASLNLALFVFNLLPLLPLDGGHVAGALWEGLRRRVAAWRGRPDPGPVDVARLLPLTYVVLAVMVAMSLLLAYADIVRPVTLSG; this comes from the coding sequence ATGAGCTTCCTCGTCGGCGTCCTCGTCCTCGTCGTCGGGCTCGTCGTGTCCATCGCCCTGCACGAGGTCGGCCACCTCGTGCCCGCCAAGCGGTTCGGGGTCAAGGTCACCGAGTACTTCGTCGGCTTCGGGCCGACGCTGTGGTCCCGCCGCCGCGGGGAGACCGAGTACGGCGTCAAGGCCGTCCCGCTCGGCGGGTACGTCCGGATGATCGGCATGTACCCGCCCGCCCGGGAGGGCGCGACCGTCCGGCGCCGCCGCGACGGGCGCCCCACCCTCGTGGAGGAGGCGCGCGAGTTCTCCCTGGCCGAGGTCGGGCCCGGGGACGAGCACCGCACGTTCTCCTCCCTCAGCGTGCCGAAGAAGCTCGTCGTCATGCTCGGCGGGCCGGTGATGAACCTGCTCATCGCCGCCGTCCTCATCGCCGTGGTCCTCGTCGGCTTCGGCGTGCCGGCCTACACCTCGACGCTCGGCAACGTCCAGGAGTGCCTGACCACCGAGGCCGCCGAGTGCACCGACGCCGACCCCGCCGCTCCCGGTGCGCTCGCCGGCCTCGAGCCCGGTGACACGGTCGTGTCCTGGGCGGGCCGGCCGGTCGAGACGTGGGACGACGTGCGCGCCGCGATCGCCGACTCCGGCACCGCCCCGGCGCGCGTCGTCGTCGAGCGGGACGGCACCGAGCGCACGGTCACCGTCACCGCCGCCCTCACCGAGCGGCCCGTCGTCGTCGACGGCGAGGTCCGCACGGGCGCCGACGGCCGGCCGCTCACCGAGGCGCAGCCCTTCGTCGGCATCGCGCCGACGGCGGCGCTCGTGCGGCAGCCGCTGTCCGCGGTGCCCGGCCGGGTGGCCGAGTCCGTGGGGGCGACCTTCGGCGTCGTGCTCACCCTGCCCCAGCGCCTCGTCGACATCGCCCAGGCGGCGTTCGGCGACGAGGAGCGCGACGCGAGCGTCGTCGGCCTCGTCGGCGTCGGGCGCTTCGCCGGGGAGATCGCCTCGCTCGAGGGCGACAGCTACGGGGTGGCCGAGCGCACCGCCGACATGCTGAGCCTGCTCGCCTCGCTCAACCTCGCCCTGTTCGTCTTCAACCTCCTGCCGCTCCTGCCGCTCGACGGCGGGCACGTCGCCGGCGCCCTCTGGGAGGGGCTGCGCCGGCGGGTGGCGGCCTGGCGTGGTCGCCCCGACCCCGGCCCGGTCGACGTCGCCCGGCTGCTTCCGCTGACCTACGTCGTCCTCGCCGTCATGGTCGCGATGAGCCTGCTGCTGGCCTACGCGGACATCGTGCGACCCGTCACGCTCTCCGGCTGA
- the ispG gene encoding flavodoxin-dependent (E)-4-hydroxy-3-methylbut-2-enyl-diphosphate synthase, with protein MSTPISLGIPTVKEQPPVLAPRRPTRKIRVGNVEVGGDAPVSVQSMTTTKTHDINATLQQIAELTASGCDIVRVACPTDKDAEALPIIAMKSQIPVIADIHFQPKYVFAAIEAGCGAVRVNPGNIRKFDDKVKEIAKAASDAGVSLRIGVNAGSLDPRLLKKYGKATAEALVESAVWEASLFEEHDFHDFKISVKHNDPVVMVRAYEMLSERGDWPLHLGVTEAGPAFQGTIKSATAFGALLSQGIGDTIRVSLSAPPAEEVKVGSQILEALNLRPRKLEIVSCPSCGRAQVDVYTLAEEVTAGLEGLTVPLRVAVMGCVVNGPGEAREADLGVASGNGKGQIFVKGEVVKTVPEDQIVETLIAEANRIAEEMGLESDSGTPVVTAG; from the coding sequence GTGAGCACACCGATCTCCCTGGGAATCCCGACGGTCAAGGAGCAGCCGCCGGTGCTGGCTCCTCGCCGCCCGACCCGCAAGATCCGCGTCGGCAACGTCGAGGTGGGTGGTGACGCTCCCGTGAGCGTCCAGTCGATGACGACGACCAAGACGCACGACATCAACGCCACGCTCCAGCAGATCGCCGAGCTCACCGCCTCCGGCTGCGACATCGTCCGCGTCGCCTGCCCCACGGACAAGGACGCCGAGGCGCTGCCGATCATCGCGATGAAGTCGCAGATCCCGGTGATCGCCGACATCCACTTCCAGCCGAAGTACGTCTTCGCCGCGATCGAGGCCGGGTGCGGCGCCGTGCGTGTCAACCCGGGCAACATCCGCAAGTTCGACGACAAGGTCAAGGAGATCGCCAAGGCCGCCTCCGACGCCGGGGTCTCCCTGCGCATCGGCGTCAACGCCGGCTCCCTCGACCCGCGCCTGCTGAAGAAGTACGGCAAGGCCACGGCCGAGGCGCTCGTCGAGTCCGCCGTGTGGGAGGCCTCCCTCTTCGAGGAGCACGACTTCCACGACTTCAAGATCTCCGTGAAGCACAACGACCCGGTCGTCATGGTGCGCGCCTACGAGATGCTCTCCGAGCGCGGCGACTGGCCGCTGCACCTCGGGGTCACCGAGGCCGGCCCCGCGTTCCAGGGCACGATCAAGTCCGCCACCGCGTTCGGCGCGCTGCTCTCCCAGGGCATCGGCGACACCATTCGCGTCTCGCTGTCCGCGCCGCCCGCCGAGGAGGTCAAGGTCGGGTCGCAGATCCTCGAGGCCCTCAACCTGCGGCCCCGCAAGCTCGAGATCGTCTCCTGCCCCTCCTGCGGCCGCGCCCAGGTGGACGTCTACACCCTCGCCGAGGAGGTGACCGCGGGCCTCGAGGGCCTCACGGTCCCGCTGCGCGTCGCGGTCATGGGCTGCGTCGTCAACGGCCCGGGGGAGGCCCGCGAGGCGGACCTCGGGGTGGCCTCCGGCAACGGCAAGGGCCAGATCTTCGTCAAGGGCGAGGTCGTCAAGACCGTCCCGGAGGACCAGATCGTCGAGACCCTGATCGCCGAGGCGAACCGGATCGCCGAGGAGATGGGCCTGGAGTCCGACAGCGGCACGCCTGTCGTCACGGCCGGCTGA
- a CDS encoding GNAT family N-acetyltransferase, which translates to MRPLREEDREAALELCAVDPVASVLAAVQVEQLGRRRLSGAELFGVWREGRLEALCWSGANLVPVGVEDPELLDTVADHVRSRGRRASSLVGPAEQVLPLWERLGPSWTRAREVRADQPSMAITGPAAVEPDPLVRLSSLDELDVVVPACVAMFTEEVGYSPLASGGAYAARVRELVATNRSYVRIEEAPEGPRVVFKAEVGACALGVAQIQGVWVHPEHRGQGIAAPGMAAVVEDVRMRTAPTVSLYVNGYNAAALATYRRAGFEQVGTYATVLL; encoded by the coding sequence GTGCGACCGCTGCGTGAGGAGGACCGCGAGGCGGCCCTGGAGCTGTGCGCCGTCGACCCGGTCGCCAGCGTGCTCGCCGCGGTCCAGGTCGAGCAGCTCGGCCGGCGCCGGCTCTCCGGGGCCGAGCTCTTCGGCGTGTGGCGCGAGGGCCGGCTGGAGGCCCTGTGCTGGTCCGGCGCCAACCTCGTCCCCGTCGGGGTCGAGGACCCCGAGCTGCTCGACACCGTCGCCGACCACGTCCGCTCGCGGGGCCGGCGCGCCTCCTCCCTCGTCGGGCCCGCCGAGCAGGTCCTGCCGCTGTGGGAACGGCTCGGCCCCTCGTGGACACGTGCCCGGGAGGTGCGCGCGGACCAACCGTCGATGGCGATCACCGGCCCTGCCGCCGTCGAGCCCGACCCGCTCGTGCGTCTGAGCTCGCTCGACGAGCTCGACGTCGTCGTGCCCGCGTGCGTCGCCATGTTCACCGAGGAGGTCGGCTACTCCCCGCTGGCCTCCGGCGGGGCCTACGCCGCGCGGGTGCGCGAGCTCGTCGCCACCAACCGGTCCTACGTGCGCATCGAGGAGGCGCCGGAGGGGCCACGCGTCGTGTTCAAGGCCGAGGTCGGCGCCTGCGCCCTCGGCGTCGCCCAGATCCAGGGCGTGTGGGTGCACCCCGAGCACCGCGGGCAGGGGATCGCCGCCCCGGGCATGGCCGCGGTCGTGGAGGACGTGCGGATGCGCACGGCCCCGACCGTCTCCCTCTACGTCAACGGCTACAACGCCGCCGCGCTGGCCACCTACCGCCGCGCCGGCTTCGAGCAGGTCGGCACCTACGCCACCGTCCTGCTCTGA
- a CDS encoding proline--tRNA ligase — MLMRMSTLFLRTLREDPADAELPSHRLLVRAGYIRRAAPGIYTWLPLGLRVLGKIEAVVREEMTAAGAQEVHFPALLPREPYEATGRWTEYGQGLFRLKDRRGNDYLLAPTHEEMFTLLVKDLYSSYKDLPLTLFQIQTKYRDEARPRAGLLRGREFIMKDAYSFDIDDAGLERSYQAQRAAYERIFTRLGLEYVIVAATSGAMGGSRSEEFLFPTPSGEDTFVRSPGGYAANVEAARAAVPEPVDATDLPPAEVRDTPDSTSIDSLVQRANELYPRTDRPWTASDTLKNVVLALTHPDGTEELVVVGLPGDRDVDLARLEGALEPTQVTAASDEQIAARPELVKGYIGPAVVGPNAGGEGEERTSLRYLLDPRVVPGTSWITGADEEGKHVFGLVAGRDFTADGTIEAAEVRAGDPAPDGSGPLELARGIEIGHVFALGRKYAEALDLKVLDENGKAVTVTMGSYGIGVSRALAAVAEATCDDLGLSWPMNVAPYHVHLLATGKDPEVFAEAERIGTALSAQGVEVLLDDRPKMSAGVKFADSELLGVPLVLVVGRGLADGKVELRVRATGERRELPVEQAVDVVADNVRAALART, encoded by the coding sequence GTGCTGATGCGGATGTCGACCCTGTTCCTGCGGACCCTTCGTGAAGACCCGGCGGACGCCGAGCTGCCGAGCCACCGGCTGCTCGTGCGCGCCGGCTACATCCGGCGGGCCGCGCCGGGCATCTACACCTGGCTGCCGCTGGGGCTGCGGGTGCTCGGCAAGATCGAGGCGGTCGTCCGCGAGGAGATGACCGCCGCCGGCGCCCAGGAGGTCCACTTCCCGGCGCTGCTGCCGCGCGAGCCCTACGAGGCCACCGGCCGCTGGACCGAGTACGGCCAGGGCCTGTTCCGGCTCAAGGACCGCCGCGGCAACGACTACCTCCTCGCGCCCACCCACGAGGAGATGTTCACCCTCCTGGTCAAGGACCTGTACTCCTCCTACAAGGACCTGCCGCTCACGCTCTTCCAGATCCAGACGAAGTACCGCGACGAGGCCCGGCCCCGCGCCGGCCTGCTCCGTGGCCGCGAGTTCATCATGAAGGACGCCTACTCCTTCGACATCGACGACGCCGGCCTCGAGCGCTCCTACCAGGCCCAGCGCGCCGCCTACGAGCGGATCTTCACCCGCCTGGGCCTGGAGTACGTCATCGTCGCCGCGACGAGCGGCGCCATGGGCGGCTCCCGCTCCGAGGAGTTCCTCTTCCCGACGCCGTCGGGGGAGGACACCTTCGTCCGCTCGCCGGGCGGCTACGCGGCCAACGTCGAGGCCGCCCGGGCCGCCGTGCCCGAGCCGGTCGACGCGACCGATCTCCCGCCGGCCGAGGTCCGCGACACCCCGGACTCCACGAGCATCGACTCCCTCGTCCAGCGTGCCAACGAGCTCTACCCGCGCACCGACCGCCCGTGGACGGCCTCGGACACGCTGAAGAACGTCGTCCTCGCGCTCACCCACCCCGACGGCACCGAGGAGCTCGTCGTCGTCGGCCTGCCCGGTGACCGGGACGTCGACCTCGCCCGCCTCGAGGGCGCCCTCGAGCCCACCCAGGTCACCGCCGCGAGCGACGAGCAGATCGCCGCGCGCCCCGAGCTCGTCAAGGGCTACATCGGCCCGGCCGTCGTCGGCCCGAACGCCGGCGGGGAGGGCGAGGAGCGCACGTCGCTGCGCTACCTGCTCGACCCGCGCGTCGTGCCCGGCACGAGCTGGATCACCGGCGCCGACGAGGAGGGCAAGCACGTCTTCGGGCTGGTCGCCGGCCGGGACTTCACCGCCGACGGCACCATCGAGGCCGCCGAGGTCCGCGCCGGGGACCCGGCGCCGGACGGCTCGGGCCCCCTCGAGCTCGCGCGCGGCATCGAGATCGGCCACGTCTTCGCCCTCGGCCGCAAGTACGCCGAGGCCCTCGACCTCAAGGTGCTCGACGAGAACGGCAAGGCCGTGACCGTGACGATGGGCTCCTACGGGATCGGCGTCAGCCGCGCGCTGGCCGCCGTCGCCGAGGCCACCTGCGACGACCTCGGCCTCTCCTGGCCGATGAACGTCGCGCCGTACCACGTCCACCTCCTCGCCACCGGCAAGGACCCCGAGGTGTTCGCCGAGGCCGAGCGCATCGGGACCGCGCTGTCCGCCCAGGGTGTCGAGGTGCTCCTCGACGACCGGCCGAAGATGTCGGCCGGCGTGAAGTTCGCCGACTCCGAGCTGCTCGGCGTCCCGCTCGTCCTCGTCGTCGGCCGCGGTCTCGCTGACGGGAAGGTCGAGCTGCGGGTGCGCGCCACCGGCGAGCGGCGCGAGCTGCCCGTGGAGCAGGCCGTGGACGTCGTCGCCGACAACGTGCGCGCGGCGCTCGCCCGGACGTGA
- a CDS encoding DUF4439 domain-containing protein, translating to MISRRPRTALAAALVAVTLAGCGVRLETPPPEVPVADAAETARQEAALAAAELAVLAAAAATTAQDPAVAAALTAVATASGEHDAALGGVWEPWPGAGPDATEPPGPSPTVAETAPAATPEDVLGDLTVAADSAQAGALAQTGELGELLASVAISRTYLAADLAAALGTEVTTLPAAPLPVPEPGTLAPDTSRTLDAARYALVVAAARSTGAERGAAADRADHLAAVAGAVAPEDDRREAAYDLTGVDAEDPAALAAAAELDVVRVYVMLLASAQEGRAELLAAAVDAAGEARSWGAALPALPGLS from the coding sequence GTGATCTCGCGCCGTCCCCGCACCGCGCTCGCCGCCGCGCTCGTCGCCGTGACGCTCGCCGGGTGCGGGGTACGGCTGGAGACCCCGCCGCCCGAGGTGCCCGTCGCCGACGCCGCCGAGACGGCGCGGCAGGAAGCGGCGCTGGCCGCGGCCGAGCTCGCCGTGCTGGCTGCCGCGGCCGCGACGACGGCGCAGGACCCCGCCGTCGCCGCGGCGCTGACCGCCGTCGCCACCGCCTCCGGTGAGCACGACGCCGCCCTGGGCGGGGTGTGGGAGCCGTGGCCGGGCGCCGGACCCGACGCCACCGAGCCGCCCGGGCCCAGCCCGACGGTCGCCGAGACGGCGCCCGCGGCGACCCCCGAGGACGTCCTCGGGGACCTCACCGTGGCCGCGGACTCCGCGCAGGCGGGCGCCCTCGCCCAGACCGGTGAGCTCGGCGAGCTGCTGGCCTCGGTCGCGATCTCCCGCACCTACCTCGCCGCGGACCTCGCCGCCGCGCTCGGCACCGAGGTCACGACCCTGCCCGCCGCGCCGCTGCCCGTGCCCGAGCCCGGCACCCTCGCCCCCGACACCTCCCGCACGCTGGACGCCGCACGCTACGCCCTCGTCGTCGCCGCGGCCCGCAGCACCGGCGCCGAGCGCGGCGCCGCGGCGGACCGCGCCGACCACCTCGCCGCCGTCGCCGGCGCCGTCGCCCCCGAGGACGACCGGCGCGAGGCCGCCTACGACCTCACCGGCGTCGACGCCGAGGACCCGGCCGCCCTCGCCGCCGCCGCCGAGCTCGACGTCGTGCGCGTCTACGTGATGCTTCTCGCCTCCGCGCAGGAGGGGAGGGCCGAGCTGCTCGCCGCAGCGGTCGACGCCGCAGGTGAGGCACGGTCCTGGGGCGCGGCCCTGCCCGCCCTGCCAGGACTCTCCTGA
- a CDS encoding ribosome maturation factor RimP: protein MTRPSDVAAELRRVLDPVVSDAGLYLEDVAVSPAGRRSVVRVVVDLPDGPGGVDSDSLTDVSRKVSAALDEADVVRGAYTLEVSTPGISRPLTTARHFRRAQGRLVVARTAGGEVRGRIVEVAGEDVVLDTGSRHVVALADITSATVEPELGRPTTDAEEG, encoded by the coding sequence ATGACCCGCCCGTCGGACGTCGCAGCCGAGCTGCGCCGCGTCCTCGACCCGGTCGTCTCCGACGCCGGCCTGTACCTCGAGGACGTCGCCGTGAGCCCGGCCGGACGGCGCAGCGTCGTGCGCGTCGTCGTCGACCTTCCCGACGGGCCCGGCGGTGTGGACTCCGACTCCCTCACCGACGTCTCGCGCAAGGTGTCCGCCGCACTGGACGAGGCCGACGTCGTGCGCGGGGCCTACACCCTCGAGGTGTCCACGCCCGGCATCAGCCGGCCGCTGACCACCGCCCGCCACTTCCGTCGCGCCCAGGGCCGCCTCGTGGTGGCCCGGACCGCCGGGGGAGAGGTGCGCGGCCGGATCGTCGAGGTCGCAGGTGAGGACGTCGTCCTCGACACTGGGAGCCGGCACGTGGTCGCGCTCGCGGACATCACGTCGGCCACCGTGGAGCCCGAGCTCGGGCGACCCACCACGGACGCCGAAGAGGGCTGA
- the nusA gene encoding transcription termination factor NusA, whose product MDIDMTALRLIESEREISLDVLVGAIEEALLLAYQRTPGAAERARVEVDRKSGRVAVIATELDEEGNPVGEYDDTPSGFGRIATATARSVIVQRLRDAEDEQVMGSLRDRAGTLIAGVVQQGRDPRTVLVDIGELEAVLPAHEQVPTETYRHGDRLRAYVLDVSRGPKGPSVTLSRTHPNLVRELFALEVPEVADGTVEIRALAREAGHRTKIAVSTSVPGLNAKGACIGPMGQRVRAVMSELGGEKIDIVDYSEDPATFVASALSPARVTSVEIVDLEERSARVVVPDFQLSLAIGKEGQNARLAARLTGWRIDIHADTEDEQEG is encoded by the coding sequence ATGGACATCGACATGACTGCGCTGCGCCTCATCGAGAGCGAGCGCGAGATCAGCCTCGACGTGCTGGTCGGCGCGATCGAGGAGGCCCTTCTCCTCGCCTACCAGCGCACCCCCGGGGCCGCCGAGCGCGCCCGCGTGGAGGTCGACCGCAAGTCCGGCCGGGTGGCCGTCATCGCCACCGAGCTCGACGAGGAGGGCAACCCCGTCGGTGAGTACGACGACACGCCCAGCGGCTTCGGTCGCATCGCGACCGCCACCGCCCGCAGCGTCATCGTCCAGCGGCTGCGCGACGCGGAGGACGAGCAGGTCATGGGGAGCCTGCGCGACCGCGCGGGCACCCTCATCGCCGGCGTCGTCCAGCAGGGTCGCGACCCGCGCACCGTGCTCGTCGACATCGGCGAGCTCGAGGCCGTCCTGCCCGCGCACGAGCAGGTCCCGACCGAGACCTACCGGCACGGCGACCGGCTGCGCGCCTACGTCCTGGACGTCAGCCGCGGCCCCAAGGGCCCCTCGGTCACCCTCTCGCGCACCCACCCCAACCTCGTGCGCGAGCTCTTCGCGCTCGAGGTCCCCGAGGTGGCCGACGGCACCGTGGAGATCAGGGCGCTCGCCCGCGAGGCCGGTCATCGCACGAAGATCGCCGTCTCCACGTCCGTGCCCGGGCTCAACGCCAAGGGTGCGTGCATCGGTCCGATGGGCCAGCGCGTGCGCGCCGTCATGAGCGAGCTCGGCGGTGAGAAGATCGACATCGTCGACTACAGCGAGGACCCGGCGACGTTCGTCGCCAGCGCGCTGTCCCCGGCGCGGGTCACGAGTGTCGAGATCGTCGACCTCGAGGAGCGCTCCGCGCGCGTCGTCGTCCCCGACTTCCAGCTCTCCCTCGCCATCGGCAAGGAGGGCCAGAACGCCCGCCTCGCCGCACGTCTCACCGGGTGGCGGATCGACATCCACGCCGACACGGAGGACGAGCAGGAGGGCTGA
- a CDS encoding YlxR family protein → MTTPTSPAPAGGQVRTCVGCRAKARRAALVRVVLVPHAHRAVVDERTDAPGRGAWLHADRACLDLAEHRRAFTRALRSAGPVDLTAVAEWFSTAEPDLARHESSTKKAGWKPMGTR, encoded by the coding sequence ATGACGACTCCTACTTCCCCAGCTCCCGCCGGGGGACAGGTACGTACGTGCGTGGGATGTCGGGCCAAGGCCCGACGGGCCGCTCTCGTGCGGGTCGTCCTCGTTCCCCACGCGCACCGCGCGGTGGTGGACGAACGGACGGACGCCCCTGGGCGGGGAGCCTGGTTGCACGCTGACCGGGCCTGTCTTGACCTCGCCGAGCACCGGCGGGCATTTACCCGGGCCCTGCGATCCGCAGGACCGGTGGACCTCACCGCAGTAGCGGAGTGGTTCAGCACAGCCGAGCCAGACCTGGCCCGGCACGAGTCATCGACGAAGAAAGCGGGTTGGAAGCCGATGGGCACCCGATGA